Below is a window of Syntrophomonas wolfei subsp. wolfei str. Goettingen G311 DNA.
CCATTGGCCACCAGGGGGTTTAACCGATATCTGGCAGTTATTGCCGGATACCTTTTCAACGATTACCCCCTCAACTTTATTATCCCCGTTAATATCAGTAGCTACGTAAATATTGCGAAGATTCTCTTCATCGTAATTTACCCTGCCCCGCACCTACCGGCGTAAAGCACCGCGCAGGTCGCAAAAGCGCCTAACATTGCAGAAAACACGCTTTTGAGTACGATATAGAGATAAAACCGCAATCAAACACAGCAGCGCAAAGAAAGAAGCTATATGCCATGATTACAAAAAATCTAATTAAATTATGCAAAAGCTTCTTATGTCCATCCGGTTCCCCCGTTTACTCCCGCAGGTTGAACAGCCGTCCCCCCTTTTTCATTTCGTCCAGCATTTCATAACAGTACAGCATCAGGCTGTCGCTCCAGCGTATGCAGTCTTTGTACACCAGTCGACCGCTTTGTAAAAAACCCCTATCAACCAGAGCGGCAAAACGTACGGTCTGCAGTTTGGGCTTGAGGTCGTAGAGAATGCATATTAGTGAATATGTGGTTAATAAGGAAGTAGTCTTGAATTAAGAATTAAGAATTAAGAATTAAAAATTAAAATTTAAGAATTATCGTTGAAATACTCCGTATTTCTCTCTATTTTAACCCTAAACAAATCCGCGTAGTTCCCTAATGATTCCGCGGATTCCGCGTCAATTATTCATCCGAGTGCATATTTATTACTTTTTGCAGTGGAATCAACAATCAGTTACCAGCAGAAATAACAAAATACGGAATTGGGATTGATTAGTAAGCTTATATAAAAGAGGCTACTGCCGCAGTTCATCCGGTAGTAGCCTCTTTTTGATTATTTTCTTGGAAGTAAAACAAGCTATTTCCCAGTTATCGTCTTAATCCATTATCCCGGGTTATAGCAGTCCTCCAATCATAATCGCCCAGTTCGTATGTTTGACCGCCTTGCCAATTAATTTCCCATTTGTAATGACTTTGTAAAGCGTTTGTGTATAATATATTGACAATTGCATATAATACCTTAAAATTTAATTATAGAAAGGGGCTGATAAACATGGCCAAAACAACCAATTTAAATATTCGTGTCGATGAGGAATTAAAGCGGGAAGCTGAAGCCGTATTTAACGAACTGGGGCTTAATATGTCCACAGCCATGAATATATTCCTGCGTTACTCCGTTCGCTACGGTGGCATCCCTTTTGATCTCCGCATCGAAAAGCCCAACGAAGAAAGCATGGCTGCCATTGATGATGTTAATAATAACCGCAATATGAGCAAAACTTTTGATAGTGTAAGTGCATTAATGGAGGATCTGAATGCTTAAAATCAGGTACTCCAGCCGATTTAAAAAAGACTTTAAAGCTATTGTCAAGCGAGGTTATGATGTTAAGCTTCTCGAAGAAGTTCTTAATCTTCTGGTTCAAGAGAAGGTCCTTCCCCAGAAGTATCTTGATCATCCACTTACCGGTAACTATGCCGGGCATAGGGAATGCCACATCACACCTGACTGGTTACTAATTTATAAAATTGAAGGGGATATCTTGATATTGTCTTTGACACGCACCGGAACCCACAGCGACCTGTATTAATCCGCTAAAATGAAATTATGTTTATGGATTTACTTTAACTTAACAGGGGCGATTCCCAAGCGGGCATGCCCCTGTTTAAAGAAGATTCATCTCCTTGGCCTTAGCACGCAAACCGCAATCAACCTGTGTGATAGAATTGAACAGGAAATCTTAAAATTGGACACTATGGCAAACAGACACGCTCTATTCAATAAGGAACCCTGGTTTTCGCGAGGACTGCGATTCTTCCCCGTTGGTAAATTTCTCGTCTTTTACATTACCAGAGAATCCGACTGTACGACTCATGTTTTTCGTACCCCTACATTTTGTCAAACAAAAAAGCAGGGACTTCCTTATAGGGAAATCCCTGCCTAATCTTATTCCACGGTAAACTTGATTCTCGTTCTTATACCCAGGGTTTTATTTAAAGCTGATTGCAAGCCAGGTTCCAGTATCAAGTAGTAGCTTGCCCCGGCTAACCATTGGCCACCAGGGGGCTTAACCGATATCTGGCAGTTATTGCCGGATACCCCTTCAACGATTACCCCCTCAACTTTATTATCCCCGTTAATATCAGTAGCCACATAAATATTGCCAAGATTCTGTTCACCTGGTAAAACTGGGTGGGAAAAAGTGATAATCCGTGGTTTAGTAGCATCTGTAATTGATATCTCCTGGAATTCCCGTACGAAGTTAGCCTGCAACTGGCGACTACTGTTACCCAGGTTAAAGCTGTAGACGCTATCTCGACTAAGCATGCAGCCGTTTTCACTCCAGTTATCAAAAACATATCCACTTTGGGCTTGGGCTCTTACCGTGATTAAGCTACCACCGTAAAATGTCCCATCGCCACTCACGGTCCCTGCTTTGGCGTAATTACTGCTCAAGCTTACAGTATAACTGACAGGCTCAGGATTACTTATAGGGGTGTAAGTTACAAATTCAGTAAAGTGTTTGGTCCAGACTACCAGGTCAGAGCCAACATCAATTTTACCATCTCCATCAGCAGGAATCTCGCTATCCGCAACATCCTGGCGATCGGCAGAGAGGATACGGGTAATAGGGGTGAATACTCCATTTCTAATATAGCCCACCTGTTGCTGAGCCTGACCGGGAATAAGTATTCTTACCGCCTGGGAAAAGCTGATTTGCTCATCCTCCAGGCCCAGTACAATAACCATATGGACCTGACTGGCACCATTTATGATAGCACTGGGCTGATTGCTTATCGTAGGCAGCTTAAAAGTCCCATCCCAGCCATCCGGACTGCTGGCGATAGTTCCTTCAGGTATTTGTATTTCAACTGTACCCAGGGCAGTGGAACTGTTGATATTCACCTGAGGCATTGTGCTGCCTGGTGTAACCTCAATCGTAGCCTCGACTTCGGGGGGAATATTGATACTTACCGGTTCATCGTGCAAGACTATGGTTTCTTCTGCAGTGGCAGTTATGGTTGCCATCACTGTTACTGTACAGTTGGCACTAAAATCTCCCTCCACGGTCCTAACAGTAATGAAAGTAGTTCCCGGGCTTATACCGGTCACCAAACCCTCGCTGTCAACAGTTGCTATGCTG
It encodes the following:
- a CDS encoding type II toxin-antitoxin system RelB/DinJ family antitoxin, producing the protein MAKTTNLNIRVDEELKREAEAVFNELGLNMSTAMNIFLRYSVRYGGIPFDLRIEKPNEESMAAIDDVNNNRNMSKTFDSVSALMEDLNA
- a CDS encoding type II toxin-antitoxin system YafQ family toxin — encoded protein: MLKIRYSSRFKKDFKAIVKRGYDVKLLEEVLNLLVQEKVLPQKYLDHPLTGNYAGHRECHITPDWLLIYKIEGDILILSLTRTGTHSDLY